One Deltaproteobacteria bacterium DNA segment encodes these proteins:
- a CDS encoding radical SAM protein, with protein sequence MSLRITEIFASIQGESSHAGRPCSFVRLTGCNLSCKWCDTAYARQGGLETPLDEILPKVKALGIGLVEVTGGEPLLQAETPLLVKALLDEGFEVLVETNGSFYISRLDRRAKVILDVKCPSSGEAGSILRENLETLTSRDEVKFVIAQNQDFDYAASVLKDHPGVLSNCRAVHFSPVFDVCDPALLARWILDARLPVRLGLQLHKYVWDPEKRGV encoded by the coding sequence TTGTCATTGCGGATAACCGAGATTTTTGCGAGCATCCAGGGCGAAAGCTCCCACGCGGGGCGCCCGTGCTCGTTTGTAAGGCTTACGGGATGCAACCTTTCCTGCAAATGGTGCGACACGGCCTATGCGCGGCAGGGCGGCCTGGAAACGCCTCTCGATGAGATTCTTCCAAAGGTGAAAGCCTTGGGAATCGGCCTTGTGGAGGTGACCGGAGGGGAGCCCCTGCTCCAGGCGGAGACGCCGCTTTTGGTGAAGGCCCTGCTGGATGAAGGCTTCGAGGTACTGGTTGAAACCAACGGCAGCTTCTACATTTCCCGCCTGGATCGCCGGGCTAAGGTGATACTGGACGTGAAATGCCCGTCTTCGGGGGAGGCCGGAAGCATTCTCCGTGAAAACCTGGAAACGCTCACATCCCGCGACGAGGTGAAGTTCGTGATTGCGCAAAACCAGGATTTCGATTACGCCGCATCCGTGCTAAAAGACCATCCAGGGGTCCTTTCAAACTGCCGCGCTGTTCATTTTTCGCCGGTTTTCGACGTTTGCGATCCCGCCCTTCTCGCCCGCTGGATTCTGGACGCGCGCCTTCCTGTGCGCCTTGGGCTTCAGCTTCACAAGTACGTCTGGGATCCGGAAAAAAGAGGAGTCTGA
- the truA gene encoding tRNA pseudouridine(38-40) synthase TruA, whose protein sequence is MEKRFKIILEYDGTGYHGWQLQAGDVTVQEKVEDALEILTGKAVRVHGSGRTDAGVHALAQVAHFSVETRLGPEDLQKALNGLLPQDIMVKGCFEADPAFHARKSAKKKTYAYYILNRPFRSALLRNHSWHIKRPLDLDAMNRAASRLAGTLDFKSFESTGSPRASTVRTVFSSSFENAEGVPGFFAPTDGLLAFTISADGFLRCMVRNIVGTLVEAGRGKLAPDDVTGILAARDRQKAGPAAPPQGLFLVEVVY, encoded by the coding sequence ATGGAAAAACGGTTCAAAATCATACTGGAATACGACGGAACCGGATACCACGGCTGGCAGCTGCAGGCGGGTGACGTCACCGTGCAGGAAAAGGTGGAGGACGCACTTGAAATCCTGACCGGCAAGGCAGTCAGGGTCCACGGATCGGGTCGGACGGACGCGGGCGTCCACGCCCTGGCCCAGGTTGCCCATTTTTCCGTCGAAACGAGGCTTGGCCCGGAAGACTTGCAAAAAGCCCTCAACGGACTTTTACCCCAAGACATCATGGTTAAAGGCTGTTTTGAGGCCGACCCCGCCTTTCACGCGCGCAAGAGCGCAAAAAAAAAGACCTACGCCTATTACATACTCAACCGGCCCTTCCGTTCAGCCCTTTTGCGAAACCACTCCTGGCACATAAAGCGCCCCCTCGACCTTGACGCCATGAACCGGGCCGCGTCCAGACTTGCCGGAACCCTCGATTTCAAGTCCTTTGAAAGCACCGGAAGCCCCAGGGCCAGCACCGTGCGCACCGTCTTTTCATCGTCCTTTGAAAATGCGGAAGGCGTGCCGGGCTTTTTCGCGCCGACTGACGGCCTTCTCGCCTTCACCATCAGCGCGGACGGCTTTTTGAGGTGCATGGTGAGAAACATCGTGGGAACCCTGGTGGAAGCGGGCCGGGGCAAGCTCGCACCCGATGATGTCACAGGAATTCTTGCCGCCCGCGACCGCCAAAAGGCCGGACCCGCCGCCCCGCCCCAGGGTCTTTTTCTTGTGGAAGTGGTTTATTGA
- a CDS encoding 6-carboxytetrahydropterin synthase gives MAEVFEICVKASFSAAHSLKGYPGDCARLHGHSFTAQVCVRCGKLDGLGMGVDFKAVSEAVAEAVAGLDHLNLNDLPAFTDQNPTAENLARHLYRFLSERLNSPGTRVSRVKVAEGPEASASYWVE, from the coding sequence ATGGCCGAAGTTTTTGAAATCTGCGTAAAGGCTTCGTTTTCTGCCGCCCACAGCCTTAAGGGCTATCCTGGCGACTGCGCGCGCCTTCACGGGCACAGCTTTACCGCCCAAGTCTGCGTTCGATGCGGGAAACTGGACGGGCTTGGCATGGGGGTGGATTTCAAGGCGGTGAGCGAGGCCGTGGCCGAAGCCGTGGCGGGCCTGGATCACTTGAATTTGAACGATCTTCCTGCGTTTACGGACCAAAATCCCACTGCGGAAAACCTTGCCCGCCACCTTTACCGTTTTCTCTCCGAGCGCCTGAATTCTCCTGGAACGAGGGTGTCCAGGGTGAAGGTGGCCGAAGGGCCGGAGGCGAGCGCTTCATATTGGGTGGAATGA
- the lpxK gene encoding tetraacyldisaccharide 4'-kinase — MIRDDSQDDDNVKKAITGAARIYAKAASIKAGLYLRGVIRPTRLSRPVISIGNLTVGGTGKTPAAIAVAKLLKDMGRNPAILSRGYGGTLQKRGGLVSDGNLVRLSPGEAGDEPCLMALALPSVPVAVGRNRAANGAFCINKLGSDVILLDDGFQHLTLYRDINIVLADAERPFGNGRTLPRGPLREPACEIERADALVLSRALPYSPAPEIWPSGRPCFRACHRPTGFLEHEFLNAPGPVSETRPMLPLSFLKGKRVAAFSGIADNAGFFDTVAELGGKIVLRRGFDDHHPYTADELKGLFADARKLGADLVVTTEKDAVRIAEIPGGFPPLLALCVEFSFYGEALFAEWLKKSLETLEDR, encoded by the coding sequence ATGATCCGGGACGACAGCCAGGATGACGACAACGTCAAAAAGGCGATTACCGGAGCGGCGCGGATTTACGCGAAGGCCGCGAGCATCAAGGCGGGCCTCTACCTAAGGGGAGTCATCCGCCCCACGCGCCTGTCCCGCCCGGTGATCTCCATAGGAAACCTTACCGTGGGCGGAACGGGCAAGACTCCGGCTGCGATTGCCGTGGCGAAGCTCTTGAAGGACATGGGCCGAAATCCCGCCATCTTAAGCCGGGGTTACGGGGGAACCCTTCAAAAGCGCGGTGGCTTGGTTTCCGACGGGAATCTCGTAAGGCTGTCCCCCGGCGAGGCCGGAGACGAGCCCTGCCTCATGGCCCTTGCCCTCCCATCGGTGCCCGTGGCCGTGGGCCGGAATCGGGCGGCGAACGGGGCCTTTTGCATCAACAAGCTCGGAAGCGACGTTATTCTGCTTGATGACGGATTTCAGCACCTGACCCTTTACCGGGACATCAATATCGTGCTGGCCGACGCGGAAAGGCCCTTCGGCAACGGGCGCACACTGCCGCGCGGACCCTTGCGGGAACCGGCGTGTGAGATCGAGAGGGCCGACGCCCTGGTGCTCTCCCGCGCCCTTCCCTATTCACCGGCCCCTGAAATCTGGCCTTCCGGGCGTCCCTGTTTCCGCGCCTGCCACCGTCCGACGGGTTTTCTTGAACACGAGTTTCTCAATGCCCCCGGGCCGGTGTCCGAAACCCGCCCCATGCTCCCCCTGTCCTTCCTTAAAGGAAAAAGGGTTGCCGCCTTTTCGGGAATAGCCGACAACGCCGGCTTTTTCGATACCGTCGCCGAACTTGGCGGAAAAATCGTTTTAAGGCGGGGCTTTGACGACCATCACCCTTACACTGCGGATGAACTTAAAGGCCTTTTCGCGGATGCCCGGAAACTTGGGGCCGATCTTGTCGTCACCACCGAAAAGGACGCCGTGCGGATAGCGGAAATTCCGGGCGGCTTTCCTCCCCTACTGGCCCTTTGCGTTGAGTTT
- a CDS encoding 3-deoxy-D-manno-octulosonic acid transferase produces MALQIIYNLASFLAALVLAPVGYVLSLFVEKRRKTFAPRLGFQKFPDHGPTRPIWVHALSVGEAKAAAPLARALARRHPERGVVVSASTATGYEILKEETQPWVRHVFYYPYDLLFSVKKAFNRVDPALVVIVESDLWPNFLFEAKRRSVPVVLVNARLSERSLSGYRRFSFFFRPVFGLFSAVCAASEMQKERFESLLGDWEKVLVTGNIKFDSRPEEAPATGRQSLGIPEDAPVLVAGSTHEGEEEILARLFPLWRESSPGLVLVAAPRDPGRACKAAELFRSIGLTTALFSEIVQSPSPGSDVIVVDAMGALASLYGLADAAFVGASMIPLGGHNPLEGAAHGKPVVFGPHMEDFAEIAELLVDERAAIQVVDENELESAIRVLLCDREKAEEIGERAKSVVLANRGAVDKMVEAISRFL; encoded by the coding sequence ATGGCCCTGCAAATCATATACAACCTGGCGTCGTTTCTGGCGGCGCTCGTCCTGGCTCCGGTCGGCTACGTCCTTTCCCTTTTCGTGGAAAAGCGGCGGAAGACCTTCGCCCCCCGCCTGGGTTTCCAGAAATTTCCCGATCACGGGCCGACAAGGCCCATATGGGTCCACGCGCTTTCGGTGGGCGAGGCCAAGGCCGCCGCGCCCCTGGCCAGGGCCCTGGCCCGGAGACACCCCGAACGCGGAGTAGTGGTTTCGGCCAGCACTGCCACCGGTTACGAAATTTTGAAGGAAGAGACCCAACCCTGGGTCCGCCACGTGTTTTATTATCCGTACGACCTTCTCTTCTCCGTAAAAAAGGCCTTCAACCGGGTTGATCCGGCGCTTGTGGTAATAGTGGAATCGGACCTGTGGCCCAATTTCCTGTTCGAGGCCAAAAGAAGGTCCGTCCCGGTGGTTCTGGTCAACGCCAGGCTTTCCGAGCGTTCCCTTTCGGGTTACCGGAGGTTCTCGTTTTTCTTCCGTCCCGTATTCGGGCTTTTCTCAGCGGTGTGCGCGGCTTCGGAAATGCAGAAGGAGCGGTTCGAGAGCCTTCTGGGCGACTGGGAAAAGGTCCTTGTGACCGGAAACATAAAATTCGACTCAAGGCCCGAAGAAGCCCCGGCCACGGGTCGCCAAAGCCTCGGAATTCCTGAAGACGCCCCTGTTCTGGTGGCCGGCTCCACCCACGAGGGGGAGGAGGAAATCCTCGCCCGGCTCTTTCCCCTGTGGCGGGAAAGCTCTCCTGGCCTGGTTCTGGTAGCGGCCCCAAGGGACCCTGGCAGGGCATGCAAGGCCGCGGAGCTTTTCAGATCGATCGGGCTGACCACGGCCCTTTTCTCCGAGATCGTTCAAAGCCCCAGCCCCGGCAGCGACGTGATCGTGGTGGACGCAATGGGGGCCCTGGCGTCCCTCTACGGCCTTGCCGACGCGGCCTTTGTGGGAGCAAGCATGATTCCCCTTGGCGGGCACAACCCGCTGGAAGGCGCGGCCCACGGAAAACCGGTGGTATTCGGCCCCCACATGGAGGACTTCGCCGAAATCGCCGAGCTTCTTGTGGATGAACGCGCCGCCATCCAGGTTGTTGATGAAAACGAACTGGAAAGCGCCATCAGGGTCCTGTTGTGCGACCGGGAAAAGGCTGAGGAAATCGGCGAGCGGGCAAAAAGCGTTGTTCTGGCCAACCGGGGGGCGGTGGACAAGATGGTGGAGGCCATATCCCGATTTTTATGA
- a CDS encoding acyltransferase family protein, which translates to MQYSVLHDRFPENVVPLFPERDIPDQTPAAPEENAIRHYIGKRAKSRWNTKGPDPAFMRLQDGMWDFLLDRYFRVETTGWENLPKSPSLLVGIHSGTWLTMDAWTLCAAFWKRFGQERILHGTAHDALMALPGLGSYFRKVGVVPAARESVSACLEAGHDVVVWPGGEVDAMRSWKKRDKVVFGGRKGFIRQAMRSGVPIVPVATIGGADTVFVLSEGRFLAKILRGKKLMRSEVCPLVLGAPFGLFLEVLPMHIPLPSKIRTKILEPVLVEQGREDDEEYVDQIYRTVESRIQEAVIDLARQRRFPVFG; encoded by the coding sequence ATGCAGTACAGCGTTTTGCACGACCGGTTTCCAGAAAACGTCGTTCCCCTTTTTCCTGAAAGGGATATCCCGGATCAAACCCCGGCAGCCCCCGAAGAAAACGCCATCCGCCATTACATCGGAAAAAGGGCGAAAAGCCGGTGGAACACCAAAGGTCCCGACCCCGCCTTCATGCGCCTTCAGGACGGCATGTGGGACTTTCTGCTGGACCGCTATTTCCGGGTGGAGACAACGGGATGGGAGAACCTGCCGAAGTCGCCTTCGCTCCTGGTGGGAATCCATTCCGGGACATGGCTCACCATGGACGCCTGGACCCTGTGCGCGGCCTTCTGGAAAAGATTCGGACAGGAGCGCATTCTTCACGGCACCGCCCACGACGCCCTCATGGCCCTGCCCGGCCTGGGCTCGTACTTCCGCAAGGTGGGCGTGGTTCCCGCCGCGCGAGAGAGCGTTTCGGCCTGCCTGGAAGCGGGCCACGACGTGGTGGTCTGGCCGGGCGGCGAAGTCGACGCCATGCGCTCTTGGAAAAAACGCGACAAGGTGGTTTTCGGGGGCCGCAAGGGTTTCATTCGCCAAGCCATGAGGAGCGGGGTTCCCATAGTGCCCGTGGCCACCATCGGCGGGGCGGACACCGTGTTCGTGCTCTCCGAAGGCAGGTTCCTTGCAAAAATACTCAGGGGGAAAAAGCTCATGCGCAGCGAGGTCTGCCCCCTGGTGCTGGGCGCGCCCTTCGGCCTTTTTCTGGAGGTACTGCCCATGCACATTCCCCTTCCCTCGAAAATCCGTACGAAAATCCTAGAGCCCGTATTGGTGGAACAGGGCCGGGAAGACGACGAAGAATATGTGGATCAGATATATCGGACAGTGGAAAGCCGCATCCAGGAGGCCGTCATCGATCTTGCCCGGCAAAGACGTTTTCCGGTTTTCGGCTGA
- a CDS encoding YqgE/AlgH family protein, with the protein MIQQEEGTTSLKGHFLISMPNLSDPNFSSTVTCICVHNHEGAFGIVINRTLPGGTLRDVFKELGLPAVPETADHPVHIGGPVHPGHVFVLHGLPFTWDATIPVTDTIAMTNSPDILEAIAGGFGPRRFLVVLGCAGWGPGQLECEIVENSWLTCPASDDILFSAPLSDRWDRAARSLGIDPRLLSENSGHA; encoded by the coding sequence ATGATCCAGCAGGAAGAAGGCACGACGTCGCTTAAGGGGCATTTTCTCATCTCCATGCCCAATCTTTCCGACCCCAATTTTTCCTCCACGGTCACCTGCATCTGCGTGCACAATCACGAAGGCGCTTTCGGAATCGTCATAAACCGCACGCTTCCGGGCGGAACCTTAAGGGACGTGTTCAAGGAACTGGGCCTTCCCGCTGTGCCCGAAACTGCTGACCATCCCGTCCACATAGGCGGGCCGGTGCATCCCGGCCACGTTTTCGTGCTTCACGGCCTGCCCTTTACCTGGGACGCCACCATCCCGGTGACCGACACCATTGCCATGACCAATTCCCCCGACATACTGGAAGCCATTGCAGGCGGATTCGGCCCAAGGCGCTTCCTGGTGGTGCTGGGCTGCGCGGGCTGGGGCCCCGGACAGTTGGAATGCGAAATAGTCGAAAACTCCTGGCTCACCTGCCCCGCTTCCGACGACATCCTTTTTTCCGCGCCCCTTTCCGACAGATGGGACAGGGCGGCCCGCTCCCTGGGCATCGATCCGCGCCTGCTGTCAGAAAATTCAGGCCATGCATGA